The sequence GACTTCTTAAATCGAAGACATCTAGATCTGACTAAGGAAGACCCTATTGGCGATGTTAACTGCACCAAGATACTGGAGGGCGATATAGAGGAAATTCAAAAGGTAAAGCTTGAGACATTATCAGTGTCATTTAAGAAACGTCCCAAACTAACAACCAGTGACTATATTAACATGACAACAGATTGCTCCTCTTTCACCAAGATGAGGAAATATATTATGGAACCTCTcagcagtgaggaagcagaattTCCAATTGCTTACTCAATAGTGGTTTATCACAAAATCGAGATGCTTGACAGACTTCTGAGATCAATCTATGCTCCTCAGAATTTTTACTGCATCCATGTTGATAAAAAATCTCCAGAATCTTTTTTTACAGCTGTGAAAGGAATAGTCTCCTGTTTTGATAATGTCTTTATATCCAGCCAGCTAGAGAGTGTTGTATATGCTTCATGGAGCAGGGTGCAGGCAGATATTAATTGCATGAAAGATCTCTATAGAAGAAGTTCAAACTGGAAATATCTAATAAACCTCTGTGGCATGGACTTTCCTATCAAGACCAACCGGGAAATAGTAGAGAAATTAAAAGCCCTTAAAGGTGAAAACAGCTTGGAAACCGAAAAAATGCCTGTTTATAAAGAAGTAAGGTGGAAAAAACACTATGAGATTGTTGATGGTAAAGTGAAAAACACAGGTATAGACAAACAACTACCGCCTCTCAGTACTCCAATTTTTTCTGGTAGTGCCTATTTTGTAGTTAGCAGAAGATTTGTAGAATACGTATTAGAAAATAGCAAAATCCTCAAATTTATTGAGTGGGCAAAAGACACTTACAGCCCTGATGAGTACCTATGGGCAACAATTCAGAGAATCCCCGATGTCCCAGGTGCTGTTTCTTCTAGTGACAAGTATGATGTTTCTGATATGAATGCGCTGGCCAGGTTTGTCAAGTGGCAGTACTTCGAAGGAGACGTGTCTAAAGGTGCGCCCTACCCACCATGCAGTGGAATTCATGTTCGCTCTGTCTGTGTGTTCGGGGTAGGAGATCTGAACTGGATGCTGCGAAACCACCACTTCTTTGCTAATAAGTTTGATACTGATGTTGATCCTTTTGCCGTGAAGTGTTTGGAAGAATATTTGCGACACAAAGCTTTGTATCTGCAAAAGAACTGAAATGCTGCATGCTCCAGTTATGAAACACAGGTCCAAATTAATGTTAATACAGCTGTAAATTTTTACAGGCAACGCTagtggtggtgatgatggtAATCTCTACACTGGTGTGGTGATGATGTGGCCCTTCTTTGTGCATTGACAAGGAGGGAAGACATGCCTCAAATGAATATGAGGATGCCTTATGTCGCACACTGGGGCTTGGAACTTGGGTACAAAATCACAGACAGTAGTGTTTGGAAGCTCAACTAATTTGAATATTTATTATCTCAATAATTATTATCTCTTATAATTATTGGGCTTCCTGGGGTTAAACTGTTTGTTGAATGCCTGGAAAATGAATGTTGTTCATGATTATTTCTGAGTTGttggtgttttgcttttttgttgttctttttttgtttgtttgtttgtttttctcaagaATATAATGCTAGCTGAAAAGGAGAAGTGAAGAGAAAtaggggaaagcagcagctggtcTGCATGAAGTTCATGCTGAGTGCTGGAAGATCTCAGGAACTTAACAATGAATTGATttgaaaaccaaacaaaagggGATATACCAAAGCCAAAGGTCATCATTTAACTTAAATATgactgctgcagttctgcaatATGTAATTTTTAGTTCTTCTGGAAATCTTCAACAAGGAATATTAAGGActtgtatttctatttttgtaacaaaatctttcttttgtaCTCTTAAGCGCTCCCTGGTAATGTGATAAGAAGTTTATATATTAGTTCCTAGGTGTATCTTCTCAGGGAAACTTCAGTTTTGTGCCTGATAAGAGTTGTAATTTTACACTTACTGTATCACAAGCCTTGCTTCTGGAACCAGAATGACTCAAAAAGTCGTTCTTAGAAACTTAAAAGAATTGCAGCAATGTCTAAATGTTACTGATTC comes from Gallus gallus isolate bGalGal1 chromosome Z, bGalGal1.mat.broiler.GRCg7b, whole genome shotgun sequence and encodes:
- the GCNT1 gene encoding beta-1,3-galactosyl-O-glycosyl-glycoprotein beta-1,6-N-acetylglucosaminyltransferase; this translates as MLKRKLRFFHNSCFRLFLGLTLILVIISVLKVNQKADFLNRRHLDLTKEDPIGDVNCTKILEGDIEEIQKVKLETLSVSFKKRPKLTTSDYINMTTDCSSFTKMRKYIMEPLSSEEAEFPIAYSIVVYHKIEMLDRLLRSIYAPQNFYCIHVDKKSPESFFTAVKGIVSCFDNVFISSQLESVVYASWSRVQADINCMKDLYRRSSNWKYLINLCGMDFPIKTNREIVEKLKALKGENSLETEKMPVYKEVRWKKHYEIVDGKVKNTGIDKQLPPLSTPIFSGSAYFVVSRRFVEYVLENSKILKFIEWAKDTYSPDEYLWATIQRIPDVPGAVSSSDKYDVSDMNALARFVKWQYFEGDVSKGAPYPPCSGIHVRSVCVFGVGDLNWMLRNHHFFANKFDTDVDPFAVKCLEEYLRHKALYLQKN